In the genome of Hippoglossus hippoglossus isolate fHipHip1 chromosome 4, fHipHip1.pri, whole genome shotgun sequence, one region contains:
- the nek1 gene encoding serine/threonine-protein kinase Nek1 isoform X8, translating to MDKYEKLKKIGEGSFGKALLVKSKEDGHQYVIKEIGISGMPNRERQESRKEVAVLAKMSHPNIVQYKDSFEEAGCLFIVMDYCEGGDLFKKINSQKGVLFSEDQIMDWFVQICLALKHVHDRKILHRDIKSQNIFLTKDGTVQLGDFGIARVLNSTVELARTCIGTPYYLSPEICENKPYNNKSDIWALGCVLYEMCTLKHAFEAGNMKNLVLKIIRGSYPPVSLHYSQELRSLLAQLFKRNPRERPSVSTVLDKPYLSCRIERFLTPQLIAQEFRHTFLLKQPKVGVLQGAPAKRSAAGSIPLAPAQKITKPATKYGVPLTAKKLSDAAKKPAERKPAVKHKPAPLPAPSQRREDEEERKKHEEGIRKKKMELIEKERKQREQMFLFKAEQMKRYEKEKCFVGGRNRAAGVGAPVPGSVLSKSPYEHYHAALDQMSKPQPKDIGREASSATPGSPIRSVPAAAGPVLPSSPAHLLNHDAIKRELQRLQFASVQARFSRQRGQVAPGRANQVEEFLQRKREAMLNKVRAEGQLEYLKKLRQIRLLNFNERQQIKARLRGEKYDSDGSDSQESSEEAELRRKKIEDLKAQANARAAVLKEQLEKKRKEAYEREKRAWQDHLVVRGMKVGMAAGNVAAVAAAAVAVSTTSDSPLPQPNLSQPEAVPSTPALPPSKTSTPVISMTAALKNVGAITPLKAILPVLETATVIQSEKKQILHRLNQNLKVQSPGEEGMEAVPPPAEPSAAPQQNLSDTKSRPGSNGDRKKWDAAELPILPVAQQTLEQTCATMINTPVSPDERPSSGGDRKKWEAGLPLVLSVAQQTLEKTCISTIEQTAGEVIKMDVLQEEIQRKMWRASPDSQVLRILQEAELQPLTQQLENVYICEKDLLCLDKSNQAAVPEVERTPKEVLTSEPTPSAVLLSPAFEKESSAPTESSHQETSVAGTIETVPLPPNLTEAHDLADVESVVLEDTPKQALHPPAGVQQAWEQDGQQPMPSEGSKRPTGTKEGERSVEKPTESSSLPQCEEPLFMKLCSPAHRRTAALSVLSAQSSMDESSSSLASRSRSVSPLRTKHHNSLLIGLSTGMFDANNPKMLRTCSLPDLSRLFSAQQDSAGAGNANVAPDNNLEIEDLDEAAKDDDQSETEDAYEDEDLQDIRASMERLLQEDEDLMRGPPEVGAGDFNGNPSESQDKEFFNRIAAEMDQDNNQMAVDNDDEEDDDDEEEEEGEEEEEDDEDEDEECSNGSPGDVEAGELLTNGVGDENHSNNSQLNEEWQSDGSGEEQGGDAELHDSIFSRLEELRFNLEQQMGFEKFIEAYNKIKAIHEDEDENIDLGSSLVLSILGTEHQHLYPNILHLVMADGAYQEDNDE from the exons ATGGACAAGTACGAAAAGCTGAAGAAAATCGGGGAAGGCTCATTTGGAAAAGCCCTCCTTGTCAAATCAAAAGAGGATGGACACCAGTATGTCATCAAGGAGATTGGCATATCTGGA ATGCcaaacagagagaggcaggaatCTCGAAAAGAAGTCGCTGTTCTTGCCAAAATGAGTCACCCCAACATTGTCCAGTATAAGGATTCTTTTGAAG AAGCGGGCTGTCTGTTTATTGTGATGGACTACTGTGAGGGCGGAGACCTCTTCAAGAAGATCAACTCTCAGAAAGGAGTACTGTTCTCAGAAGATCAA ATCATGGACTGGTTTGTGCAGATTTGCCTGGCACTGAAGCATGTTCATGATCGTAAAATACTGCACAGGGACATCAAATCACAG aatatttttttaacaaaggaTGGGACTGTACAACTTGGGGACTTTGGAATAGCAAGGGTTCTAAATAG CACTGTAGAGCTGGCAAGGACTTGTATAGGAACACCATATTACCTATCACCAGAGATTTGCGAAAATAAACCATACAACAACAAAAG TGATATTTGGGCCCTAGGGTGTGTCCTGTATGAAATGTGCACTCTTAAGCATGCA TTTGAGGCTGGCAACATGAAGAACCTAGTCCTGAAGATCATTCGCGGCTCATAtcctcctgtgtctcttcaCTACTCCCAAGAACTCCGCTCTCTCTTGGCACAGCTGTTTAAGCGCAACCCCAGAGAAAGGCCGTCAGTCAGCACTGTCCTCGACAAACCTTACTTGTCCTGTAGGATAGAGAGATTCCTCACACCACAG CTCATTGCTCAGGAATTCCGCCACACTTTCCTTCTCAAGCAGCCTAAAGTGGGCGTGTTGCAGGGAGCACCGG CCAAGCGTTCTGCTGCTGGGTCCATACCACTCGCCCCAGCCCAGAAGATCACAAAACCAGCCACCAAATACGGAGTGCCTTTAACTGCGAAGAAGTTGTCAGATGCAGCCAAAAAGCCAGCGGAGAGGAAACCAGCTGTTAAACATAAACCG GCCCCTCTCCCAGCACCCTCCCAAAGAagagaggacgaggaagagaggaaaaaacacgAG GAAGggatcagaaagaaaaagatggagCTGAttgagaaagaaaggaaacagagagagcag ATGTTCCTGTTTAAAGCAGAACAAATGAAGAGATATGAAAAGGAAAAG TGTTTTGTAGGTGGTCGAAACAGGGCTGCAGGTGTTGGCGCCCCTGTCCCAGGCTCTGTGCTGAGCAAAAGCCCTTATGAACACTACCACGCTGCTCTGGATCAAATGTCTAAACCTCAGCCTAAAGACATTGGTAGGGAGGCATCCTCGGCAACGCCAGGCAGTCCCATTCG AAGTGtacctgctgcagctggaccAGTGCTGCCCAGCAGCCCTGCCCATCTCTTAAACCACGATGCAATCAAGAGAGAACTTCAGAGACTGCAGTTTGCTTCTGTACAAGCTCGTTTCAGCAG GCAGCGTGGTCAGGTGGCTCCTGGCCGTGCTAATCAGGTCGAGGAGTTTTTACAGCGTAAGAGAGAAGCTATGCTCAACAAGGTCCGTGCTGAAGGACAACTG GAGTACTTGAAGAAACTGAGGCAGATCCGCTTGCTGAATTTCAATGAGCGTCAGCAGATCAAAGCTCGACTCAGAGGAGAGAAG taTGACAGTGATGGTTCAGACAGCCAGGAATCCAGTGAGGAGGCAGAGCTCAGGAGAAAGAAGATAGAGGATTTAAAG GCCCAAGCAAATGCCCGTGCTGCTGTTCTGAAGGAGCAactggagaagaagaggaaggaggcatatgagagagaaaagagagctTGGCAGGACCAT CTTGTAGTTCGGGGGATGAAGGTTGGCATGGCAGCAGGGAATGTAGCAGCggtggcggcagcagcagtagcagtcTCAACTACCTCCGACAGTCCTCTTCCACAGCCCAATCTGTCTCAACCAGAAGCAGTTCCCAGCACACCGGCCCTGCCTCCATCCAAAACTTCCACCCCAGTCATATCCATGACTGCTGCCCTGAAGAATGTTGGAGCA attACTCCACTAAAGGCAATCTTGCCTGTGCTGGAGACTGCAACAGTCATCCAG AGTGAGAAAAAGCAGATACTGCACCGACTTAACCAGAACCTAAAAGTCCAAAGTCCAGGGGAGGAGGGAATGGAGGCGGTTCCACCCCCTGCAGAACCAAGTGCTGCTCCCCAGCAGAACCTGTCTGACACAAAGAGTCGTCCCGGTTCCAACGGAGACCGAAAGAAGTGGGATGCAGCTGAACTGCCTATACTGCCTGTGGCTCAGCAAACCTTAGAGCAAACCTGTGCCACAATGATTA ACACCCCAGTGTCTCCAGACGAAAGGCCGTCCTCTGGTGGAGACAGGAAGAAGTGGGAGGCAGGACTTCCACTTGTCCTCTCTGTAGCCCAACAAACTCTAGAGAAGACCTGCATCTCAACCATTG aGCAAACAGCGGGTGAAgttataaagatggatgtgcTTCAGGAGGAAATTCAGAGGAAGATGTGGAGAGCGAGTCCAGACTCTCAGGTGCTTCGAATCCTTCAGGAGGCCGAGCTTCAGCCTCTCACCCAGCAGCTGGAGAATGTCTACATCTGTGAGAAAGACCTTCTCTGCCTCG ATAAATCTAACCAGGCTGCAGTACCTGAGGTGGAGAGGACACCTAAAGAAGTGTTGACCTCTGAGCCAACACCATCTGCTGTGCTTCTGAGCCCTGCATTTGAAAAGGAGAGTTCTGCTCCAACAGAGTCCTCACATCAGGAAACATCTGTGGCCGGTACAATTGAAACAGTGCCACTGCCACCCAACCTCACTGAGGCTCATG ATCTAGCAGACGTGGAGTCAGTTGTTCTCGAGGACACACCGAAACAGGCCTTGCATCCTCCAGCGGGTGTGCAGCAGGCATGGGAACAGGACGGCCAGCAGCCAAT GCCATCAGAGGGCAGTAAAAGACCAACAGGCACCAAGGAGGGTGAGAGGAGTGTGGAGAAACCCACAGAATCTTCAA gTTTACCACAGTGCGAGGAGCCTCTGTTTATGAAGTTGTGCTCCCCAGCCCACCGACGCACTGCTGCCCTCTCAGTGCTCTCAGCCCAGTCCTCTATGGATGAATCATCGTCCTCTCTGGCCTCTCGCTCACGCTCCGTCTCACCTCTGCGCACCAAACACCACAACTCCCTCCTCATTGGACTCTCTACGGGCATGTTTGATGCCAACAATCCCAAG ATGCTGCGGACCTGCTCTCTACCAGATCTCAGTCGTCTCTTCAGTGCTCAGCAGGACTCTGCAGGGGCTGGTAATGCTAATGTTGCCCCAGACAACAACCTGGAAATCGAGGACCTGGATGAGGCGGCTAAAGATGATGACCAGTCAGAGACTGAAGA TGCATATGAGGATGAAGACCTGCAGGACATCAGGGCCTCAATGGAGAGACTGCTGCAAGAAGACGAAGACTTAATGAGGGGCCCTCCAGAGGTCGGAGCAGGAGACTTTAATGGAAACCCTTCAGAGAGCCAAGACAAGGAGTTTTTTAACAGGATAGCAGCTGAGATGGATCAGGACAACAATCAGATGGCTGTAGATAATGACGACGAagaagatgatgacgatgaagaggaagaagaaggcgaagaggaggaggaggatgatgaggacgaGGATGAAGAATGCTCCAATGGCAGTCCGGGTGATGTGGAGGCAGGGGAGTTGCTCACCAATGGCGTGGGAGATGAGAACCACAGTAATAACAGCCAGCTCAATGAGGAGTGGCAATCAG ATGGCAGTGGAGAGGAGCAGGGCGGAGACGCTGAGCTTCATGACAGCATCTTCAGCCGACTGGAGGAGCTTCGCTTCAACCTGGAGCAGCAGATGGGCTTTGAGAAGTTCATCGAGGCCTATAATAAGATTAAG GCTATACATGAAGATGAAGACGAGAACATTGACCTGGGCTCCAGTTTGGTCTTAAGCATTTTGGGAACTGAGCACCAGCACCTTTATCCCAACATCCTGCATCTAGTGATGGCAGATGGCGCATACCAAGAAG ATAATGATGAGTAA
- the nek1 gene encoding serine/threonine-protein kinase Nek1 isoform X4, with amino-acid sequence MDKYEKLKKIGEGSFGKALLVKSKEDGHQYVIKEIGISGMPNRERQESRKEVAVLAKMSHPNIVQYKDSFEEAGCLFIVMDYCEGGDLFKKINSQKGVLFSEDQIMDWFVQICLALKHVHDRKILHRDIKSQNIFLTKDGTVQLGDFGIARVLNSTVELARTCIGTPYYLSPEICENKPYNNKSDIWALGCVLYEMCTLKHAFEAGNMKNLVLKIIRGSYPPVSLHYSQELRSLLAQLFKRNPRERPSVSTVLDKPYLSCRIERFLTPQLIAQEFRHTFLLKQPKVGVLQGAPAKRSAAGSIPLAPAQKITKPATKYGVPLTAKKLSDAAKKPAERKPAVKHKPEGIRKKKMELIEKERKQREQMFLFKAEQMKRYEKEKINRINQAREQGWKHVLSSSGGSSPERKCFVGGRNRAAGVGAPVPGSVLSKSPYEHYHAALDQMSKPQPKDIGREASSATPGSPIRSVPAAAGPVLPSSPAHLLNHDAIKRELQRLQFASVQARFSRQRGQVAPGRANQVEEFLQRKREAMLNKVRAEGQLGTRQNLATLYGSRAGSAQCRRPRANKEEEEYLKKLRQIRLLNFNERQQIKARLRGEKYDSDGSDSQESSEEAELRRKKIEDLKAQANARAAVLKEQLEKKRKEAYEREKRAWQDHLVVRGMKVGMAAGNVAAVAAAAVAVSTTSDSPLPQPNLSQPEAVPSTPALPPSKTSTPVISMTAALKNVGAITPLKAILPVLETATVIQSEKKQILHRLNQNLKVQSPGEEGMEAVPPPAEPSAAPQQNLSDTKSRPGSNGDRKKWDAAELPILPVAQQTLEQTCATMINTPVSPDERPSSGGDRKKWEAGLPLVLSVAQQTLEKTCISTIEQTAGEVIKMDVLQEEIQRKMWRASPDSQVLRILQEAELQPLTQQLENVYICEKDLLCLDKSNQAAVPEVERTPKEVLTSEPTPSAVLLSPAFEKESSAPTESSHQETSVAGTIETVPLPPNLTEAHDLADVESVVLEDTPKQALHPPAGVQQAWEQDGQQPMPSEGSKRPTGTKEGERSVEKPTESSSLPQCEEPLFMKLCSPAHRRTAALSVLSAQSSMDESSSSLASRSRSVSPLRTKHHNSLLIGLSTGMFDANNPKMLRTCSLPDLSRLFSAQQDSAGAGNANVAPDNNLEIEDLDEAAKDDDQSETEDAYEDEDLQDIRASMERLLQEDEDLMRGPPEVGAGDFNGNPSESQDKEFFNRIAAEMDQDNNQMAVDNDDEEDDDDEEEEEGEEEEEDDEDEDEECSNGSPGDVEAGELLTNGVGDENHSNNSQLNEEWQSDGSGEEQGGDAELHDSIFSRLEELRFNLEQQMGFEKFIEAYNKIKAIHEDEDENIDLGSSLVLSILGTEHQHLYPNILHLVMADGAYQEDNDE; translated from the exons ATGGACAAGTACGAAAAGCTGAAGAAAATCGGGGAAGGCTCATTTGGAAAAGCCCTCCTTGTCAAATCAAAAGAGGATGGACACCAGTATGTCATCAAGGAGATTGGCATATCTGGA ATGCcaaacagagagaggcaggaatCTCGAAAAGAAGTCGCTGTTCTTGCCAAAATGAGTCACCCCAACATTGTCCAGTATAAGGATTCTTTTGAAG AAGCGGGCTGTCTGTTTATTGTGATGGACTACTGTGAGGGCGGAGACCTCTTCAAGAAGATCAACTCTCAGAAAGGAGTACTGTTCTCAGAAGATCAA ATCATGGACTGGTTTGTGCAGATTTGCCTGGCACTGAAGCATGTTCATGATCGTAAAATACTGCACAGGGACATCAAATCACAG aatatttttttaacaaaggaTGGGACTGTACAACTTGGGGACTTTGGAATAGCAAGGGTTCTAAATAG CACTGTAGAGCTGGCAAGGACTTGTATAGGAACACCATATTACCTATCACCAGAGATTTGCGAAAATAAACCATACAACAACAAAAG TGATATTTGGGCCCTAGGGTGTGTCCTGTATGAAATGTGCACTCTTAAGCATGCA TTTGAGGCTGGCAACATGAAGAACCTAGTCCTGAAGATCATTCGCGGCTCATAtcctcctgtgtctcttcaCTACTCCCAAGAACTCCGCTCTCTCTTGGCACAGCTGTTTAAGCGCAACCCCAGAGAAAGGCCGTCAGTCAGCACTGTCCTCGACAAACCTTACTTGTCCTGTAGGATAGAGAGATTCCTCACACCACAG CTCATTGCTCAGGAATTCCGCCACACTTTCCTTCTCAAGCAGCCTAAAGTGGGCGTGTTGCAGGGAGCACCGG CCAAGCGTTCTGCTGCTGGGTCCATACCACTCGCCCCAGCCCAGAAGATCACAAAACCAGCCACCAAATACGGAGTGCCTTTAACTGCGAAGAAGTTGTCAGATGCAGCCAAAAAGCCAGCGGAGAGGAAACCAGCTGTTAAACATAAACCG GAAGggatcagaaagaaaaagatggagCTGAttgagaaagaaaggaaacagagagagcag ATGTTCCTGTTTAAAGCAGAACAAATGAAGAGATATGAAAAGGAAAAG ATCAATCGTATAAACCAAGCCAGAGAACAGGGCTGGAAGCACGTTCTGAGTTCTAGTGGAGGTAGCAGCCCAGAGAGGAAG TGTTTTGTAGGTGGTCGAAACAGGGCTGCAGGTGTTGGCGCCCCTGTCCCAGGCTCTGTGCTGAGCAAAAGCCCTTATGAACACTACCACGCTGCTCTGGATCAAATGTCTAAACCTCAGCCTAAAGACATTGGTAGGGAGGCATCCTCGGCAACGCCAGGCAGTCCCATTCG AAGTGtacctgctgcagctggaccAGTGCTGCCCAGCAGCCCTGCCCATCTCTTAAACCACGATGCAATCAAGAGAGAACTTCAGAGACTGCAGTTTGCTTCTGTACAAGCTCGTTTCAGCAG GCAGCGTGGTCAGGTGGCTCCTGGCCGTGCTAATCAGGTCGAGGAGTTTTTACAGCGTAAGAGAGAAGCTATGCTCAACAAGGTCCGTGCTGAAGGACAACTG GGCACCCGGCAAAACCTGGCCACACTCTATGGAAGCCGGGCCGGTTCGGCTCAGTGCAGGAGACCCAGAGCCAACAAAGAAGAGGAG GAGTACTTGAAGAAACTGAGGCAGATCCGCTTGCTGAATTTCAATGAGCGTCAGCAGATCAAAGCTCGACTCAGAGGAGAGAAG taTGACAGTGATGGTTCAGACAGCCAGGAATCCAGTGAGGAGGCAGAGCTCAGGAGAAAGAAGATAGAGGATTTAAAG GCCCAAGCAAATGCCCGTGCTGCTGTTCTGAAGGAGCAactggagaagaagaggaaggaggcatatgagagagaaaagagagctTGGCAGGACCAT CTTGTAGTTCGGGGGATGAAGGTTGGCATGGCAGCAGGGAATGTAGCAGCggtggcggcagcagcagtagcagtcTCAACTACCTCCGACAGTCCTCTTCCACAGCCCAATCTGTCTCAACCAGAAGCAGTTCCCAGCACACCGGCCCTGCCTCCATCCAAAACTTCCACCCCAGTCATATCCATGACTGCTGCCCTGAAGAATGTTGGAGCA attACTCCACTAAAGGCAATCTTGCCTGTGCTGGAGACTGCAACAGTCATCCAG AGTGAGAAAAAGCAGATACTGCACCGACTTAACCAGAACCTAAAAGTCCAAAGTCCAGGGGAGGAGGGAATGGAGGCGGTTCCACCCCCTGCAGAACCAAGTGCTGCTCCCCAGCAGAACCTGTCTGACACAAAGAGTCGTCCCGGTTCCAACGGAGACCGAAAGAAGTGGGATGCAGCTGAACTGCCTATACTGCCTGTGGCTCAGCAAACCTTAGAGCAAACCTGTGCCACAATGATTA ACACCCCAGTGTCTCCAGACGAAAGGCCGTCCTCTGGTGGAGACAGGAAGAAGTGGGAGGCAGGACTTCCACTTGTCCTCTCTGTAGCCCAACAAACTCTAGAGAAGACCTGCATCTCAACCATTG aGCAAACAGCGGGTGAAgttataaagatggatgtgcTTCAGGAGGAAATTCAGAGGAAGATGTGGAGAGCGAGTCCAGACTCTCAGGTGCTTCGAATCCTTCAGGAGGCCGAGCTTCAGCCTCTCACCCAGCAGCTGGAGAATGTCTACATCTGTGAGAAAGACCTTCTCTGCCTCG ATAAATCTAACCAGGCTGCAGTACCTGAGGTGGAGAGGACACCTAAAGAAGTGTTGACCTCTGAGCCAACACCATCTGCTGTGCTTCTGAGCCCTGCATTTGAAAAGGAGAGTTCTGCTCCAACAGAGTCCTCACATCAGGAAACATCTGTGGCCGGTACAATTGAAACAGTGCCACTGCCACCCAACCTCACTGAGGCTCATG ATCTAGCAGACGTGGAGTCAGTTGTTCTCGAGGACACACCGAAACAGGCCTTGCATCCTCCAGCGGGTGTGCAGCAGGCATGGGAACAGGACGGCCAGCAGCCAAT GCCATCAGAGGGCAGTAAAAGACCAACAGGCACCAAGGAGGGTGAGAGGAGTGTGGAGAAACCCACAGAATCTTCAA gTTTACCACAGTGCGAGGAGCCTCTGTTTATGAAGTTGTGCTCCCCAGCCCACCGACGCACTGCTGCCCTCTCAGTGCTCTCAGCCCAGTCCTCTATGGATGAATCATCGTCCTCTCTGGCCTCTCGCTCACGCTCCGTCTCACCTCTGCGCACCAAACACCACAACTCCCTCCTCATTGGACTCTCTACGGGCATGTTTGATGCCAACAATCCCAAG ATGCTGCGGACCTGCTCTCTACCAGATCTCAGTCGTCTCTTCAGTGCTCAGCAGGACTCTGCAGGGGCTGGTAATGCTAATGTTGCCCCAGACAACAACCTGGAAATCGAGGACCTGGATGAGGCGGCTAAAGATGATGACCAGTCAGAGACTGAAGA TGCATATGAGGATGAAGACCTGCAGGACATCAGGGCCTCAATGGAGAGACTGCTGCAAGAAGACGAAGACTTAATGAGGGGCCCTCCAGAGGTCGGAGCAGGAGACTTTAATGGAAACCCTTCAGAGAGCCAAGACAAGGAGTTTTTTAACAGGATAGCAGCTGAGATGGATCAGGACAACAATCAGATGGCTGTAGATAATGACGACGAagaagatgatgacgatgaagaggaagaagaaggcgaagaggaggaggaggatgatgaggacgaGGATGAAGAATGCTCCAATGGCAGTCCGGGTGATGTGGAGGCAGGGGAGTTGCTCACCAATGGCGTGGGAGATGAGAACCACAGTAATAACAGCCAGCTCAATGAGGAGTGGCAATCAG ATGGCAGTGGAGAGGAGCAGGGCGGAGACGCTGAGCTTCATGACAGCATCTTCAGCCGACTGGAGGAGCTTCGCTTCAACCTGGAGCAGCAGATGGGCTTTGAGAAGTTCATCGAGGCCTATAATAAGATTAAG GCTATACATGAAGATGAAGACGAGAACATTGACCTGGGCTCCAGTTTGGTCTTAAGCATTTTGGGAACTGAGCACCAGCACCTTTATCCCAACATCCTGCATCTAGTGATGGCAGATGGCGCATACCAAGAAG ATAATGATGAGTAA